The Arachis hypogaea cultivar Tifrunner chromosome 19, arahy.Tifrunner.gnm2.J5K5, whole genome shotgun sequence genome has a window encoding:
- the LOC112776891 gene encoding uncharacterized protein, which yields MLKPYYPCLILHHPSTSLLSPTTTIVCASNNRRQAFFKSQPSNLKILQLASIVAMNLKILPEPFNSLAAEIARGHITPLNLPEPSILTRIVAPPKKTGNKKRKKKLSLFALFALVCCAAGFWSFRVSDPDVFVRAFLFSIAGVSLIRMSLGKKAIKEWVLGFAVGVFFMASCGFGKEDLKFWVERLRVVVKSGEAVIKVEPKLDEIVKFPGRGIIVTATAPSGSGFDCYSRFFCPKFGINEDPVCGTAHCAIASYWSKKLGKCDLNAYQASSRGGVFNIHVDEKKQRVLLRGKAVIVMEGCILVLHNYTYLDEE from the exons ATGCTGAAACCCTATTACCCATGCCTCATCCTCCATCACCCTTCAACTTCTCTCCTCTCTCCCACAACCACCATTGTCTGTGCCTCCAACAACCGCCGCCAGGCCTTCTTCAAATCTCAGCCGTCCAATCTTAAGATTCTCCAGCTGGCATCCATCGTCGCCATGAACCTCAAGATCCTCCCGGAACCCTTCAATTCCCTCGCAGCCGAAATCGCCCGCGGCCACATCACCCCGCTGAATCTTCCAGAACCTTCCATCCTCACCCGAATCGTTGCGCCACCGAAGAAGACCGGCaacaagaagagaaagaagaaactcTCGCTCTTCGCGTTGTTCGCGTTGGTGTGTTGCGCTGCGGGGTTTTGGTCCTTTAGGGTTTCGGATCCCGACGTGTTTGTGAGGGCGTTTTTGTTCTCTATTGCTGGGGTTTCGCTGATTCGCATGAGTTTGGGCAAGAAGGCGATTAAGGAATGGGTTTTAGGGTTTGCGGTTGGCGTTTTTTTTATGGCGAGTTGCGGATTTGGGAAAGAGGACCTCAAATTTTGGGTTGAGAGGCTTAGG GTTGTAGTGAAATCTGGAGAAGCAGTGATAAAAGTAGAACCAAAACTTGATGAAATTGTAAAATTTCCAGGAAGGGGAATAATTGTTACAGCTACTGCTCCTTCAGGCTCAGGATTTGACTGCTACAGTCGTTTCTTCTGCCCGAAATTCGGAATCAACGAG GATCCTGTTTGTGGTACTGCACATTGTGCCATAGCATCATATTGGAGCAAGAAGCTAGGCAAGTGTGATTTAAATGCTTATCAG GCATCAAGCAGAGGGGGTGTTTTCAATATTCATGTTGATGAGAAGAAGCAAAGAGTGCTTTTGCGTGGGAAGGCTGTTATAGTGATGGAAGGCTGTATTCTGGTGTTACATAATTACACGTATTTGGATGAAGAATGA